A stretch of Lactuca sativa cultivar Salinas chromosome 6, Lsat_Salinas_v11, whole genome shotgun sequence DNA encodes these proteins:
- the LOC111905002 gene encoding uncharacterized protein LOC111905002 produces the protein MVESEEVELELKDAKYRLDIDHYDLENHTKCGSRGSESNGVGGDDKGIKARVSGDDVGSGGDENGGGGGDNNDSIGGGKSGGDASSGGRQRGNDGHGGRGGGSGNIRGISCDSGVGVGGYRRCPKTGCYTAFSESTGNGWRNVGCDGSSWRKGGPLLVDSSYVHDTGYECRIISILSRLGVGGALDN, from the exons ATGGTAGAGAGTGAAGAAGTTGAATTGGAATTAAAAGATGCAAAATATAGGCTTGATATTGACCATTATGACTTAGAAAACCACACAAAG TGTGGTAGTCGTGGCAGTGAAAGTAATGGTGTTGGTGGTGATGATAAAGGCATCAAAGCTCGTGTTAGTGGTGATGAtgttggtagtggtggtgatgaaaatggtggtggtggtggcgacaACAATGATAGTATTGGTGGTggcaaaagtggtggtgatgccaGTAGTGGTGGACGTCAAAGAGGTAATGATGGCCATGGTGGTAGAGGAGGTGGTAGTGGTAACATTAGAGGTATCTCATGTGATAGTGGTGTTGGTGTTGGTGGCTATAGACGATG tcCAAAAACTGGGTGCTACACTGCATTCTCAGAATCTACAGGGAATGGGTGGAGGAATGTGGGTTGTGATGGCTCATCATGGAGGAAAGGAGGACCATTGTTGGTGGACAGTAGTTATGTTCATGATACAGGTTATGAGTGTAGGATAATAAGTATTCTTTCGAGGTTGGGTGTAGGTGGGGCACTTGACAATTAA